Proteins encoded by one window of Clostridium bornimense:
- the tnpB gene encoding IS66 family insertion sequence element accessory protein TnpB (TnpB, as the term is used for proteins encoded by IS66 family insertion elements, is considered an accessory protein, since TnpC, encoded by a neighboring gene, is a DDE family transposase.) has product MLNIDKVETVYIACGPTDLRKSIDGLVMIVKNQLQLNPFDKALFVFCNKQMDKLKILHFDEGFWLYYHRLEGNRFKWPATQEEAVSVNIEELRWLLKGYEVRIKSKFKPVKEGNYY; this is encoded by the coding sequence GTGTTAAATATAGATAAGGTTGAAACAGTATATATAGCCTGCGGCCCAACAGACTTAAGAAAAAGTATAGATGGATTAGTAATGATAGTAAAAAATCAACTGCAGCTCAATCCTTTTGATAAAGCATTATTTGTTTTTTGTAATAAACAGATGGATAAGTTAAAGATACTCCATTTTGATGAAGGATTTTGGTTATATTATCATCGTTTAGAAGGAAATCGCTTTAAATGGCCTGCTACGCAGGAGGAAGCAGTAAGTGTAAATATAGAAGAATTACGTTGGCTTTTGAAAGGATATGAAGTGAGAATAAAGTCTAAATTTAAACCAGTAAAAGAAGGTAATTATTATTAA
- the brxL gene encoding protease Lon-related BREX system protein BrxL, giving the protein MIDEDNIEDKDLDKKINRHFAGRAVRKDLTKSMKEGFNVPIYVLEYLLGMYCATDDDDCLEEGIERVKNILTENYVRPDEAEKVKSKIRELGQYTVIDKISVKLNEKKDIYESEFSNLGLKGVPIAPFYVKEYEKLLEGGIWCILKMDYFFDEEVKGASPFNISNLKPIQMPNMDMCEIMEGRRHFTKEEWIDLLIRSTGMEPTQLSYEVKWHMLTRLIPLVENNYNLCELGPRGTGKSHVYKELSPNTILISGGQSTVANLFYNMSTRKVGLVGMWDVVAFDEVAGIKFKDKDGIQIMKDYMASGSFARGKEEKNASASFVFVGNINQSVDNLLKTSHLFAPFPEEMANDSAFFDRMHYYLPGWEIPKMRPELLTDRYGFISDYISEFFREMRKHTFTDSLNKYFKLGNNLNQRDVIAVKKTVSGLIKLIYPNGEFTKADLEEILQYALIGRRRVKEQLKKIGGMEFYDVNFSYIDRETMDEEYVSVPEQGGGKLIPEGLGKAGHIYTVGHAGSGMIGVYKIENQVVSGSGKFEKSGVGSDREAKESLDTAFRYFTANSKSISGSIAIKTKDFLMHISDLQGIGLTNELAVAEFIALCSASLEKPVQESLVVLGNMNFGGTLMKVDEFADSIQVCVDAGAKKVLVPATSIVDFQTVPSELLVKVQPIFYSDPIDAVFKALGVN; this is encoded by the coding sequence ATGATAGATGAAGATAATATAGAGGATAAGGATTTAGATAAGAAAATAAATAGACATTTTGCAGGGAGAGCTGTAAGAAAAGATTTGACTAAATCTATGAAAGAAGGCTTTAACGTACCCATATATGTTCTTGAATATTTGTTGGGGATGTATTGCGCTACGGATGATGATGATTGCTTAGAAGAGGGAATAGAACGAGTTAAGAATATATTAACTGAAAATTACGTACGACCTGATGAGGCAGAGAAAGTTAAATCTAAAATAAGAGAATTAGGTCAGTATACAGTTATTGATAAAATAAGTGTTAAATTGAATGAAAAGAAAGATATATATGAATCTGAATTTTCTAATTTAGGTCTTAAGGGAGTTCCGATAGCTCCATTTTATGTAAAGGAATATGAAAAATTATTAGAAGGCGGTATATGGTGTATTTTAAAAATGGATTATTTCTTCGATGAAGAAGTAAAGGGAGCAAGTCCTTTTAATATATCGAATTTAAAGCCGATTCAAATGCCTAATATGGATATGTGTGAAATCATGGAAGGTAGAAGGCATTTTACAAAAGAAGAATGGATTGATTTATTAATAAGAAGTACGGGAATGGAGCCTACACAGCTTTCATATGAAGTAAAATGGCATATGCTTACAAGACTAATACCTTTGGTAGAAAATAATTATAATCTGTGTGAATTAGGGCCAAGGGGAACAGGTAAGTCTCATGTATATAAAGAGTTATCTCCAAACACAATTTTGATATCAGGTGGTCAGAGTACTGTTGCTAATCTATTTTATAATATGTCTACAAGAAAAGTTGGCCTTGTTGGAATGTGGGATGTTGTAGCTTTTGATGAAGTTGCAGGAATAAAATTCAAAGATAAAGATGGAATACAAATAATGAAAGATTATATGGCATCTGGATCATTTGCAAGGGGAAAAGAGGAAAAAAATGCTTCTGCATCTTTTGTATTTGTAGGAAATATAAATCAAAGCGTTGATAACTTATTAAAAACATCTCATTTATTTGCTCCATTTCCAGAAGAAATGGCAAATGATTCCGCATTTTTTGATAGGATGCACTATTACTTGCCAGGCTGGGAGATACCTAAAATGAGACCAGAATTATTAACAGATAGATATGGATTTATAAGTGATTATATTTCAGAATTCTTTAGAGAAATGAGAAAACATACTTTTACAGACAGCTTAAATAAATACTTTAAGTTAGGGAATAATCTAAATCAGAGAGATGTTATAGCAGTAAAGAAAACAGTTTCTGGGTTAATAAAATTAATATATCCAAATGGAGAGTTTACAAAAGCGGATTTAGAAGAAATATTACAATATGCTTTAATTGGAAGACGAAGAGTCAAAGAGCAACTAAAGAAAATCGGTGGAATGGAGTTTTATGATGTTAACTTTTCTTATATAGATAGAGAGACAATGGATGAAGAATATGTTTCTGTTCCAGAACAAGGTGGCGGAAAGTTAATACCAGAAGGACTTGGTAAAGCAGGTCATATATATACAGTAGGTCATGCTGGAAGCGGAATGATAGGAGTATATAAGATAGAAAATCAAGTTGTCTCAGGGAGCGGTAAATTCGAAAAATCTGGAGTTGGTTCTGATAGAGAGGCAAAAGAAAGTTTGGATACTGCATTTAGATATTTTACTGCTAATAGTAAGAGTATAAGTGGTTCTATTGCAATCAAAACTAAGGATTTCCTTATGCATATAAGTGATCTTCAAGGTATTGGATTAACAAATGAATTGGCAGTAGCTGAATTTATTGCACTTTGCTCAGCATCATTGGAGAAGCCAGTTCAGGAAAGTCTTGTTGTGCTTGGTAATATGAATTTCGGAGGTACACTGATGAAAGTAGATGAGTTTGCAGACAGCATACAAGTATGTGTGGATGCAGGGGCTAAGAAAGTATTAGTACCTGCAACATCTATCGTAGATTTTCAAACAGTACCTTCTGAATTATTAGTTAAAGTTCAACCTATATTTTATAGTGATCCTATAGATGCAGTATTTAAAGCATTAGGGGTAAATTAA
- the tnpC gene encoding IS66 family transposase, translating to MNHEIISNELDERSQVLIEKVEEMEKEIDSKNKEIENLKNELEFLKGIISNKNKKIFGASSEKVDANQLCFFNEAEKHSDSKVEEPTVEEITYKRAKKSNNIGKKDNLANLERKIIEHKLEGDDLICDKCGSELVEIGVKSRKEILIYIPGKLIVEEHVLYSYACKTCEKENEDSKIVSPEMPKTIFYNSMASNELIAHTIALKYLHAMPLYRQQSYFDMMGATLSRQTLCNWTMSAAKALEPIYNYMKKELLNRNYIHADETTLKVINDNGKSSKSKKYMWLYMSETNAKPIILYDYQNTRSSSCPKAFLGEYSGYLQTDGYSGYNSVSEATRLYCLAHIRRKFYEIVENLDKEALKKSRGVIGFNYCEQIYKLEKELRETYSSNEDYYDIRFNIRKEKLEPILDNFIEYVETEIKNALPRSPLGKALDYAKKHLPGLKNVLLDGSLEIDNNAAERAIKPFVIGRKNFLFANTAKGATSSAKLYSIIETAKANKVVVEKYLVYLFNNLLNIDSNNSEALENLMPWSSSIPDNLKIKIKK from the coding sequence ATGAATCACGAAATTATTAGCAATGAACTTGATGAAAGAAGCCAAGTATTAATTGAAAAAGTCGAAGAAATGGAAAAAGAAATAGATTCTAAAAATAAAGAAATAGAAAATCTCAAAAATGAATTAGAGTTTTTAAAAGGAATTATTTCAAATAAAAATAAAAAAATATTTGGAGCATCTAGTGAGAAAGTAGATGCTAATCAATTATGCTTTTTTAATGAAGCAGAAAAACATAGTGATTCAAAAGTAGAAGAACCTACGGTAGAAGAAATTACATATAAGAGAGCTAAGAAAAGCAATAATATTGGTAAGAAAGATAACCTTGCTAATTTAGAGAGAAAAATCATAGAACATAAATTAGAAGGCGATGATTTAATCTGTGATAAATGTGGCAGTGAACTAGTTGAAATTGGAGTTAAATCTAGAAAAGAAATTTTAATATATATTCCTGGTAAATTAATAGTAGAAGAACACGTATTGTACAGCTATGCTTGTAAAACATGCGAGAAGGAAAATGAAGATAGTAAGATTGTTTCACCAGAAATGCCTAAAACTATTTTCTATAATAGCATGGCTTCTAATGAATTAATTGCTCATACTATTGCACTTAAATATCTTCATGCTATGCCATTATATAGGCAACAGTCTTATTTTGACATGATGGGGGCTACTCTTAGTCGTCAGACTTTATGTAACTGGACCATGTCAGCTGCTAAAGCATTAGAGCCGATATATAATTACATGAAAAAAGAACTTCTTAATAGAAATTACATTCATGCTGATGAAACTACATTGAAGGTAATCAATGATAATGGTAAGAGTTCTAAGTCTAAGAAATATATGTGGCTATATATGAGTGAAACTAATGCTAAACCGATAATCCTTTATGATTATCAAAATACTAGATCTAGCTCGTGTCCTAAAGCTTTTCTTGGAGAATATAGTGGATATCTACAAACTGATGGATATTCCGGATACAACTCCGTTAGCGAAGCTACTCGGCTATATTGCTTAGCTCACATAAGAAGAAAATTCTATGAAATAGTAGAAAATCTTGATAAAGAAGCCCTAAAAAAATCTCGTGGTGTAATAGGGTTTAATTATTGTGAGCAAATTTATAAACTTGAAAAAGAGCTTAGAGAAACATATTCTTCTAATGAAGATTATTATGATATTAGGTTTAATATAAGAAAAGAAAAATTAGAACCTATTCTAGATAACTTTATTGAATATGTTGAAACTGAAATAAAAAATGCACTTCCAAGAAGTCCGTTAGGTAAAGCGTTAGACTATGCTAAAAAACATTTACCTGGACTGAAAAATGTATTATTAGATGGATCACTAGAAATTGATAATAATGCTGCTGAAAGAGCTATCAAACCTTTTGTTATTGGAAGAAAAAACTTCTTATTTGCTAATACTGCTAAAGGTGCAACATCTAGTGCTAAGTTATACAGCATTATAGAAACAGCTAAAGCTAATAAAGTTGTTGTAGAAAAATATTTGGTTTATCTTTTTAACAATTTACTAAATATTGATTCTAATAATAGCGAAGCTTTAGAAAATCTAATGCCTTGGTCAAGTAGTATTCCTGATAATTTAAAAATTAAAATAAAGAAATAA
- the pglZ gene encoding BREX-1 system phosphatase PglZ type A yields MAITDKVIESLKKEFDEPLRSGEKRKIIFWNDFEKEFIDIIDDIKMPDVEVIKLNENNNFITKYLIEIELDDKNLLVYNTEQIDDERDNWLLDTMIYSREFFADNISLMMKELNIDSSLRKRFVKYKSYFGAISRRNRFLKFEEHIKNEDQLIIGILSSITNAKSIDFEEVVKNIFMESINENDNKFIEEFKKYNVIDEFWNYADLKYGYNQNDKSIKKLFIFILTTALSIDIDNDRLRKIKEYIGNNKPNCKLFINHWMLNRADYEQYDRLTEFYEYETNIADIIDELELEEYKDIELLKCFDRAIIKTIVESLKDRLEDYDLYIDIIKGRRVTHFYEDYKNMYEALINAIGMFKIYKIYGEGLPKGSADKLYNLYVKELYKMDTFYRKFYYYFDKQNTNIMNQVKDLIENLYCNWYLNDICTNFTSSIDDNMKREWLIPNIINQKDFYSTYIKNMVSNGERVFVIISDAFRYEVGVDLGERLNEKVINSTSITSMLSVVPSITKLGMASLLPNKSIVINDNGRVFVDDMDSSGIENRDKILKNEFNNSIAIDYHKIPNNKVDFIEQLKGYKLIYIYHDTIDATADKGATEINTFEATEKAVNEIEDLINRKIVGWIGGANVFVTADHGFIYQRSDLKESDKVNKEAITTIDKNRRCLISKESIENEELLKIKMSWLGNNETIYSYMPKSNIRFKVQGEGSKFVHGGATLQEIIVPVVAFKNIRSNSKKSVKARKVDVKLTNESRKITMNTFKLEFFQTEKIGEKILPTSLELFMVDKDDAIISDIKSIIADSTSERPEERMLKIKLHLKSMTYNKNDEYKLVIKDNETGVIIEEIPFIISLGIASEFDF; encoded by the coding sequence ATGGCTATTACAGATAAGGTGATAGAATCATTAAAGAAAGAATTTGATGAACCATTAAGAAGTGGTGAAAAAAGAAAAATTATATTTTGGAATGATTTTGAAAAGGAATTTATTGATATTATTGATGACATAAAAATGCCAGATGTTGAAGTGATAAAATTAAATGAAAATAATAATTTTATCACTAAATATTTAATAGAAATAGAATTAGATGATAAGAATTTATTAGTATATAATACCGAACAAATTGATGATGAGAGAGATAACTGGTTATTGGATACTATGATATATTCAAGAGAGTTTTTTGCTGATAATATTTCTCTTATGATGAAAGAATTAAATATAGATAGTAGTTTGAGAAAAAGATTTGTTAAATATAAATCATACTTTGGTGCAATTAGTAGGCGAAATAGATTCTTAAAATTTGAGGAACATATCAAGAACGAAGATCAATTAATAATTGGTATTTTATCTTCAATAACTAATGCAAAATCTATTGATTTTGAAGAAGTGGTAAAAAATATTTTTATGGAATCAATAAATGAAAATGATAATAAATTTATTGAGGAGTTTAAAAAATATAATGTTATAGATGAGTTTTGGAATTATGCTGATTTAAAATATGGATATAATCAAAATGATAAAAGCATAAAGAAGTTGTTCATATTTATTTTAACGACAGCATTATCTATTGATATTGACAATGATAGACTGAGAAAAATTAAAGAGTATATAGGTAATAATAAACCAAATTGTAAGTTGTTTATTAACCATTGGATGCTAAATAGAGCAGATTATGAGCAATATGATAGACTGACAGAATTTTATGAATATGAAACGAACATAGCTGATATAATAGATGAACTTGAACTTGAAGAGTATAAAGATATTGAATTATTAAAATGTTTTGATAGGGCAATAATAAAAACTATTGTAGAATCATTGAAAGATAGGCTTGAGGATTACGATTTATATATAGATATAATAAAAGGCCGAAGAGTAACACACTTCTATGAGGACTACAAGAATATGTATGAAGCTTTAATTAATGCAATAGGAATGTTTAAGATATACAAAATTTATGGAGAGGGATTACCAAAAGGTTCAGCTGACAAATTGTATAATCTTTATGTAAAAGAATTATATAAAATGGATACTTTCTATAGAAAGTTCTATTATTATTTCGATAAACAAAATACTAATATAATGAATCAAGTAAAGGATTTGATTGAAAATTTGTATTGTAATTGGTATCTTAATGATATATGCACTAACTTTACATCAAGTATAGATGATAATATGAAAAGAGAATGGTTAATACCTAATATAATTAATCAGAAAGATTTCTACTCAACATATATTAAAAATATGGTATCTAATGGAGAAAGAGTGTTTGTAATAATTTCTGATGCTTTTAGATATGAAGTAGGTGTAGATTTAGGAGAGAGATTAAATGAAAAAGTAATTAATTCTACAAGTATAACATCAATGTTATCAGTTGTTCCATCTATAACAAAGCTTGGCATGGCAAGTTTGCTACCTAATAAAAGTATAGTAATAAATGATAATGGCAGAGTATTTGTAGATGATATGGATAGTTCAGGAATAGAGAATAGGGATAAGATTCTAAAAAATGAATTTAATAATAGCATAGCCATTGATTATCACAAGATACCTAATAATAAAGTAGATTTTATAGAACAATTAAAGGGTTATAAACTAATATATATTTATCATGATACTATTGATGCAACAGCAGATAAGGGAGCAACGGAGATAAATACATTTGAAGCAACTGAAAAGGCTGTAAATGAAATAGAAGACCTAATAAATCGTAAAATTGTAGGATGGATTGGTGGAGCAAATGTATTTGTTACAGCAGATCATGGTTTTATTTATCAAAGAAGTGACTTAAAAGAAAGTGATAAAGTAAACAAAGAAGCTATTACTACAATAGATAAAAATAGAAGATGCCTAATATCAAAAGAAAGTATTGAAAATGAAGAACTATTGAAGATTAAAATGTCGTGGTTAGGTAATAATGAAACTATTTATTCATATATGCCGAAATCTAATATAAGATTTAAAGTACAGGGAGAAGGAAGCAAATTTGTTCATGGAGGAGCAACGCTACAAGAAATCATAGTACCAGTTGTCGCTTTTAAAAATATTAGAAGTAATTCTAAAAAGAGCGTTAAAGCAAGGAAGGTAGATGTAAAATTAACAAATGAGAGTAGAAAAATTACTATGAATACTTTCAAACTTGAATTTTTCCAAACCGAAAAAATAGGGGAAAAGATATTGCCAACAAGCTTAGAATTATTTATGGTAGATAAAGATGATGCAATTATTTCTGATATAAAAAGTATAATTGCAGATTCTACGAGCGAGAGACCTGAGGAGAGAATGCTTAAAATAAAATTACATTTAAAATCTATGACATATAACAAAAATGATGAATATAAATTGGTGATTAAAGACAATGAAACGGGTGTAATAATTGAGGAAATACCATTTATAATCAGTCTGGGAATAGCAAGTGAATTTGATTTTTAG
- a CDS encoding helix-turn-helix domain-containing protein, which translates to MQNNELTFGDYIRNIRQSKGLTLSEVSDMMDNEQYVSNSYLSKLESNVRLNPTMDTVAAICKAYNLSLNEVAKFFGINEVDRTDDLKTLLLNSKYIFADRIADGKTKLLLNNLINYISVYVNNKTIDRDIESNILKTIDSLKLNTQSL; encoded by the coding sequence ATGCAGAATAATGAATTAACATTTGGAGATTACATAAGAAATATAAGACAATCAAAAGGGCTTACACTAAGTGAAGTAAGCGATATGATGGATAATGAACAGTATGTATCTAATAGCTACTTAAGCAAGTTGGAAAGTAATGTAAGGCTTAATCCGACCATGGATACAGTAGCCGCTATTTGTAAGGCATATAATTTAAGTTTGAATGAAGTTGCAAAATTTTTTGGAATTAATGAAGTAGATAGAACAGATGATTTAAAAACACTTCTATTGAATAGTAAATATATTTTTGCAGACAGAATCGCAGATGGTAAAACTAAGCTACTATTAAATAATTTAATAAATTACATAAGTGTATATGTTAATAATAAAACTATAGATAGAGATATCGAAAGTAATATTTTAAAGACAATAGATAGCTTAAAGCTTAATACACAAAGCTTGTAG
- the tnpA gene encoding IS66 family insertion sequence element accessory protein TnpA has protein sequence MYKKLSNDEWREYINRYYASDENLTVKDYCEENNINKSQFYYHKRKIEEKATPVFHPIKINTEANIVRKDIGASSEVKISIGNISVAIPTSETALINSLIKELLLKC, from the coding sequence ATGTATAAAAAGTTAAGTAATGATGAATGGAGAGAATATATAAATCGTTATTATGCTAGTGATGAAAATTTAACTGTAAAAGATTATTGTGAAGAAAATAATATTAATAAAAGTCAATTTTACTATCATAAAAGAAAAATTGAAGAAAAGGCTACGCCAGTATTTCATCCTATAAAAATTAATACGGAAGCAAATATCGTTAGAAAAGATATTGGAGCTTCATCTGAGGTGAAGATTTCAATTGGTAATATTAGCGTAGCTATTCCGACATCGGAGACTGCTTTGATAAATTCTTTAATTAAGGAGCTATTATTAAAGTGTTAA